The following proteins are encoded in a genomic region of Streptomyces sp. NBC_01723:
- a CDS encoding helix-turn-helix transcriptional regulator codes for MDNRAEISAFLKSRRDKITPEQAGLPVYGQRRVPGLRRNEVATLAGVSVEYYTRLERGNLSGVSDSVLDALAQALRLDDTERTHLYDLARAANATPARVRRRAARPAVRPSVQRIVDGMPGMPAFVKNHRFDILVANPLGRALFSEMYADPVCGANTVRFVFLSPAARRFYVDWERIARGAVGALRVEAGKNPYDRELSNLIGELSTRSDAFRVMWGAHDVHVFHEGTKRFRHPVVGELELDFESMNLPDGSGLVVALYNAAPGSAAADALNLLASWSATAEAADVQSAGADSEN; via the coding sequence ATGGACAACCGCGCCGAAATCAGTGCGTTTCTGAAGTCTCGCCGTGACAAGATCACGCCCGAGCAGGCCGGTCTGCCCGTGTACGGACAACGCCGGGTGCCGGGGCTGCGCAGGAACGAGGTCGCGACGCTCGCCGGAGTCAGCGTCGAGTACTACACGCGCCTGGAGCGCGGCAATCTCAGCGGAGTCTCCGACAGTGTCCTGGACGCGCTCGCCCAGGCCCTGCGGCTTGACGACACGGAGCGCACGCACTTGTACGACCTGGCCCGGGCGGCGAACGCGACGCCCGCCCGTGTGCGGCGCCGGGCTGCCCGGCCGGCTGTGCGGCCCAGCGTGCAGCGCATCGTTGACGGGATGCCGGGCATGCCGGCGTTCGTGAAGAATCACCGATTCGACATTCTGGTGGCCAATCCGCTCGGGCGGGCACTGTTCTCGGAGATGTACGCCGATCCGGTCTGTGGGGCGAACACCGTGCGGTTCGTGTTCCTCAGTCCCGCGGCCCGGCGGTTCTACGTCGACTGGGAACGCATCGCCAGGGGCGCAGTGGGTGCGCTGCGGGTCGAGGCGGGCAAGAACCCGTACGACCGCGAGCTGTCGAACCTGATCGGTGAGCTGTCGACTCGCAGTGACGCCTTCCGTGTGATGTGGGGCGCGCACGACGTACACGTCTTCCATGAGGGGACGAAACGCTTCCGGCATCCGGTCGTCGGCGAGCTGGAGCTCGACTTCGAATCGATGAACCTGCCGGACGGCTCGGGGCTGGTCGTGGCGTTGTACAACGCGGCCCCCGGCTCCGCGGCCGCGGACGCGCTGAACCTGTTGGCGAGCTGGTCCGCCACGGCCGAGGCCGCGGATGTGCAGTCCGCCGGGGCGGACTCCGAGAACTGA
- a CDS encoding SDR family NAD(P)-dependent oxidoreductase has protein sequence MSKVIAVFGAGTGLGASVARRFGREGFRVALVARRKQRLDALVEQLAVAGIEAAGFTADLSRPAEVPALVARIRDRFGRVDVIEYGPFSTEQSLIPAAEMDAAALEEGIPMFLLTPVEVVRAVLPEWTERGDGAFLLTTGVTAVHPLPRLSGLAPVGAAARNYLHSLHGEVAEAGIYAGTLSVGATIDRSELSALIASTGSTAEFPLVDPDELAEQYWDMYTKRDRIEQLYPQPQNV, from the coding sequence ATGTCCAAAGTGATCGCCGTCTTCGGGGCCGGCACCGGTCTCGGCGCCTCCGTCGCCCGCCGCTTCGGCCGCGAAGGCTTCCGTGTCGCCCTGGTCGCGCGCCGCAAGCAGCGCCTCGACGCACTCGTAGAGCAGCTGGCGGTGGCCGGCATCGAGGCAGCCGGGTTCACCGCCGATCTATCCAGGCCCGCCGAAGTACCGGCCTTGGTGGCGAGAATCCGCGACCGCTTCGGCCGCGTCGACGTGATCGAGTACGGGCCGTTCAGCACCGAGCAGAGTCTGATTCCAGCCGCCGAGATGGATGCTGCCGCCCTGGAGGAGGGCATTCCGATGTTCTTGCTGACGCCGGTGGAAGTGGTACGTGCAGTTCTGCCGGAGTGGACAGAGCGGGGCGATGGAGCCTTCCTCCTGACCACCGGCGTCACGGCCGTCCACCCCCTGCCCCGGCTCAGCGGCCTGGCCCCCGTCGGCGCCGCCGCCCGTAACTACCTGCACTCTCTCCACGGTGAGGTCGCCGAGGCGGGAATCTACGCCGGCACCCTCTCCGTCGGTGCGACGATCGACCGCAGCGAGTTGAGCGCCCTCATCGCCTCTACGGGATCGACTGCAGAGTTCCCCCTCGTCGACCCTGACGAGCTCGCCGAGCAGTACTGGGACATGTACACCAAACGAGACCGGATCGAGCAGCTCTACCCCCAGCCCCAGAACGTGTAG
- a CDS encoding TetR/AcrR family transcriptional regulator has protein sequence MRTDAQRNAEKLRAAAAELFQERGLQVPLKEIARRAGVSHGTLYNLFGTREALIDEVVTDRAAHLLDQVGQQALSLEDAWEGFTYYVEKLCELQATDPAVADVVSGRYPNAKRLMTACARSMGAARQIVERAHEAGALRPDFTNADLVFAFAANALLARATGEAAPSGWRRQAAFLLDGLRTESSRHPLPASQPTPQQVHDAMASLGDKA, from the coding sequence ATGCGGACCGACGCGCAACGGAACGCGGAGAAGCTGCGAGCTGCCGCCGCCGAGCTCTTCCAGGAACGTGGTCTGCAGGTGCCGCTCAAGGAAATCGCCCGACGGGCGGGCGTGAGTCACGGCACCCTCTACAACCTCTTCGGCACGCGTGAGGCCCTCATCGACGAGGTGGTGACCGACCGCGCGGCACACCTCCTGGACCAGGTCGGCCAGCAGGCCCTGTCCTTGGAGGATGCCTGGGAGGGATTCACGTATTACGTCGAGAAGCTCTGCGAACTTCAGGCCACCGATCCAGCCGTCGCCGACGTGGTCAGCGGACGTTACCCGAACGCGAAGCGACTCATGACCGCCTGCGCCCGGAGCATGGGCGCCGCACGGCAGATCGTTGAGCGGGCCCACGAAGCCGGCGCACTCCGTCCCGATTTCACCAACGCGGATCTGGTATTCGCCTTTGCCGCCAATGCCCTGCTGGCCCGAGCCACCGGCGAGGCCGCACCAAGCGGGTGGCGCCGCCAAGCCGCCTTCCTCCTAGACGGCCTGCGCACCGAGTCCTCCCGCCACCCCCTGCCCGCGAGCCAACCGACCCCACAACAAGTCCACGACGCTATGGCAAGCCTCGGCGACAAGGCATAG
- a CDS encoding MarR family winged helix-turn-helix transcriptional regulator — protein MEYSHDDEELVNQPIGYWTWAANKTLTAYVRGRLAAIGITQPQWWVLHQVLHSESGATREEVISAQQGNLDVGAGLAPDIDLLVERKLLVLDRTGRLQITDDGRALHQRAAETQRASRTQVHTGIPDEEYLITLKVLQRMMRNAGGDVAAG, from the coding sequence ATGGAGTACTCGCACGACGACGAAGAGCTGGTGAACCAGCCGATCGGGTACTGGACGTGGGCCGCGAACAAGACGCTTACGGCGTATGTCAGGGGGCGGCTCGCGGCCATCGGAATCACACAGCCTCAGTGGTGGGTGCTGCACCAGGTGCTGCACAGCGAAAGCGGTGCCACGCGGGAGGAGGTGATCAGTGCCCAGCAGGGCAACCTGGACGTTGGCGCCGGCCTTGCTCCCGACATCGACCTTCTGGTGGAGCGGAAGCTGCTCGTGCTGGATAGAACCGGCCGGCTCCAGATCACCGACGATGGCAGGGCGCTGCACCAGCGCGCCGCCGAGACTCAGCGCGCCAGCCGGACACAGGTGCACACGGGTATCCCGGACGAGGAATACCTGATCACCCTGAAGGTCCTGCAACGCATGATGCGCAACGCGGGTGGAGACGTGGCCGCGGGGTGA
- a CDS encoding maleylpyruvate isomerase family mycothiol-dependent enzyme, with the protein MKSAAVDVRAEIAAERRELADVLDGLTEHQWDAPTLCSGWRVREVAAHMSMGFRYSFGRTTLELARSGGNLHRMTDRAARRDAAVLTPHELAAALRDNAHHPWRPPVGGPAAALGHDVIHGLDITVALGLGRQVPLERLRIVLETVKPSTLRFFRAHLGDVELRATDLEWSYGRGAQVARPAQELLLLAYGRRLPAVRADG; encoded by the coding sequence ATGAAGAGTGCAGCCGTGGACGTCCGTGCCGAGATCGCGGCCGAGCGGCGCGAACTGGCGGACGTGCTGGACGGACTGACCGAGCACCAGTGGGATGCGCCGACCTTGTGCAGCGGGTGGCGGGTGCGAGAGGTCGCCGCACACATGAGCATGGGATTCAGGTACTCGTTCGGCAGGACGACGCTGGAGCTGGCTCGGTCGGGAGGCAACCTGCACCGGATGACCGACCGCGCCGCGCGCCGCGACGCCGCTGTCCTCACGCCCCATGAACTCGCCGCAGCGCTGCGGGACAATGCCCATCACCCCTGGAGGCCGCCGGTAGGCGGCCCGGCGGCGGCACTCGGGCACGATGTCATTCACGGATTGGACATCACCGTCGCGCTCGGGCTCGGGCGACAAGTCCCCCTGGAACGCCTGCGCATCGTGCTGGAAACCGTCAAGCCGAGCACGCTCCGCTTCTTCCGGGCGCACCTCGGCGACGTCGAACTGCGGGCCACCGACCTGGAGTGGTCGTACGGCAGGGGCGCCCAGGTGGCGCGCCCCGCTCAGGAGCTCCTGCTGCTTGCCTACGGGCGCAGGCTCCCAGCGGTGCGCGCAGACGGCTGA
- a CDS encoding LysR family transcriptional regulator gives MELRQLQYFLTVVEEANFTRAAARLHVAQPGVSAQIRQMERELGQPLLDRSGRRVTTTEAGEAVLPYARAALAAIEGMRQTVDEFTGLVRGHVTIGVVSGAATDGYDLAALLADFHDEHPQVEISLTEDTSARMLTALRRGELDLAIVGVTDDDPPPGISLQVVIDTPLVAAMTPKDPLLLPAGRTELPLTELADRPLISLPRGTGMRGALERACRQAGFQPRIAFEAAAPSLLTRFAARGLGVAILPELPPEAASALGLRTLPLTSPRLRGRIALAWPTDGPHTPAAKALLIRMQKALPPTQPSQH, from the coding sequence ATGGAGCTCCGCCAGCTGCAGTACTTCCTCACCGTCGTCGAAGAAGCCAACTTCACCCGCGCCGCGGCCCGCCTGCATGTCGCGCAACCGGGGGTGAGTGCCCAGATCCGGCAGATGGAGAGGGAACTTGGGCAACCCCTGCTGGACCGGTCCGGTCGAAGGGTTACCACCACCGAAGCGGGCGAGGCTGTCCTTCCCTATGCGCGGGCAGCACTTGCGGCCATCGAGGGGATGCGGCAGACGGTGGACGAGTTCACCGGCCTGGTCCGAGGGCATGTCACCATCGGCGTCGTCTCAGGCGCGGCCACCGACGGGTACGACCTGGCCGCCTTGCTCGCCGACTTCCACGACGAGCACCCGCAGGTGGAGATTTCCCTCACCGAGGACACTTCAGCACGCATGCTCACCGCCCTGCGTCGCGGTGAACTCGACCTCGCCATCGTCGGCGTCACCGACGACGACCCCCCGCCGGGCATCAGCCTCCAAGTCGTGATCGACACCCCACTGGTCGCCGCCATGACCCCAAAGGATCCACTGCTCCTCCCCGCCGGCCGCACAGAACTCCCACTGACCGAGCTCGCCGACCGCCCACTCATCAGCCTTCCACGCGGCACCGGCATGCGCGGCGCACTCGAACGCGCCTGCCGACAGGCCGGTTTCCAGCCACGCATCGCCTTCGAGGCCGCCGCGCCGAGCCTGCTGACACGCTTCGCCGCCCGCGGCCTCGGAGTTGCCATCCTCCCGGAACTCCCGCCCGAAGCCGCGTCCGCTCTCGGCCTCCGCACGCTCCCCCTGACCTCCCCCCGCCTCCGCGGCCGGATTGCTCTCGCATGGCCGACGGACGGTCCCCACACTCCGGCAGCCAAGGCCCTCCTCATCCGCATGCAAAAGGCCCTCCCGCCGACCCAACCCTCACAGCACTAG
- a CDS encoding ABC transporter permease, with translation MASTDPSLKGDVDLAGLEAGLDALETRHRTRIPFRQTFVEKVLPPAVAVLLVLAIWQALVSFKIVDDPNRLPAPSAVWDVVHQAWLEGELLGYIWTSVSRGLSGFLLALVIGTPLGLLVARVKVVRAAIGPILSGLQSLPSVAWVPPAVIWLGLNNSMMYAVILLGAVPSIANGLVSGVDQVSPLFLRAGRTLGATGLKGTWHIVLPAALPGYVAGLKQGWAFSWRSLMAAEIIASFPDLGVGLGQLLENGRNASDMAMVFEAILLILIVGIAIDLLIFSPLERWVLRSRGLLATY, from the coding sequence ATGGCCAGCACTGATCCCTCCCTCAAGGGTGACGTCGACCTCGCCGGTCTGGAGGCGGGCCTCGACGCCCTGGAGACCCGGCACAGGACCCGGATCCCCTTCAGGCAGACCTTCGTGGAGAAGGTCCTGCCGCCCGCCGTCGCCGTCCTGCTGGTGCTCGCCATCTGGCAGGCCCTGGTCTCCTTCAAGATCGTCGACGACCCGAACCGGCTGCCCGCGCCCTCCGCCGTGTGGGACGTCGTCCACCAGGCGTGGCTTGAGGGCGAACTGCTCGGCTACATCTGGACCAGCGTCTCGCGCGGACTCTCCGGCTTCCTGCTCGCCCTCGTGATCGGCACCCCCCTCGGGCTGCTGGTCGCCCGGGTCAAAGTCGTCCGCGCCGCCATCGGCCCCATCCTGTCCGGCCTCCAGTCCCTGCCCTCGGTCGCCTGGGTACCCCCCGCCGTCATCTGGCTGGGCCTGAACAACTCCATGATGTACGCCGTCATCCTCCTCGGCGCCGTCCCCTCCATCGCCAACGGCCTCGTCTCCGGCGTCGACCAGGTCTCCCCCCTCTTCCTGCGCGCCGGCCGCACCCTGGGCGCCACCGGACTGAAGGGCACCTGGCACATCGTCCTTCCCGCCGCCCTGCCCGGCTACGTCGCCGGCCTCAAACAGGGCTGGGCGTTCTCCTGGCGCTCACTGATGGCCGCCGAGATCATCGCCTCCTTCCCCGACCTGGGGGTGGGCCTGGGCCAGCTGCTGGAGAACGGCCGCAACGCCAGCGACATGGCCATGGTCTTCGAAGCCATCCTCCTCATCCTCATCGTCGGCATCGCCATCGACCTGCTCATCTTCAGCCCGCTGGAGCGGTGGGTACTGCGCAGCCGCGGCCTGCTGGCCACGTACTGA
- a CDS encoding ABC transporter ATP-binding protein → MATTTTPPVAEDTRAGEAGTAGKAAATTARAARIEHVSKSFAGPAGQQLVLDDITLDVAPGEFVTLLGASGCGKSTLLNLVAGLDRPSTGEITTDGRPALMFQEHALFPWLTAGKNIELALKLRGVPKTERRDKAEELLELVRLSGAHGKRVHELSGGMRQRVALARALAQESKLLLMDEPFAALDAITRDVLHDELTRIWRETQLSVLFVTHNVREAVRLAERVVLLSSRPGRIARQWTVGLPQPRRIEDTAVAELSVEITEELRGEIRRHGQH, encoded by the coding sequence ATGGCCACGACCACGACCCCGCCCGTCGCCGAGGACACCCGGGCCGGTGAAGCCGGCACCGCCGGGAAGGCCGCGGCCACCACCGCGCGCGCCGCCCGTATCGAGCATGTCTCGAAGTCGTTCGCGGGCCCCGCCGGGCAGCAGCTCGTGCTGGACGACATCACCCTCGATGTCGCGCCCGGCGAGTTCGTCACCCTCCTGGGGGCCTCCGGCTGCGGCAAGTCCACGCTGCTCAACCTGGTGGCGGGCCTGGACCGGCCCAGCACCGGCGAGATCACCACCGACGGACGCCCCGCCCTCATGTTCCAGGAGCACGCCCTCTTCCCCTGGCTCACCGCGGGCAAGAACATCGAACTCGCCCTCAAACTGCGCGGCGTGCCCAAGACCGAGCGCCGTGACAAGGCGGAGGAACTGCTCGAACTCGTCCGGCTGTCGGGCGCGCACGGCAAGCGGGTGCACGAACTGTCCGGCGGCATGCGCCAGCGCGTCGCGCTCGCCCGGGCGCTCGCCCAGGAGAGCAAACTGCTGCTGATGGACGAGCCGTTCGCGGCACTCGACGCCATCACCCGCGACGTACTGCACGACGAACTGACCCGCATCTGGCGCGAGACCCAGCTGTCCGTCCTGTTCGTCACCCACAACGTGCGCGAGGCCGTCCGCCTCGCCGAACGCGTGGTGCTGCTGTCCTCCCGCCCCGGGCGCATCGCCCGCCAGTGGACGGTCGGCCTTCCGCAGCCGCGCCGCATCGAGGACACCGCCGTGGCGGAACTCTCCGTCGAGATCACCGAAGAACTGCGTGGGGAGATCCGCCGTCATGGCCAGCACTGA
- a CDS encoding aliphatic sulfonate ABC transporter substrate-binding protein: MPATTALRRTVAVLAALPLLALAACGYGSQAEKDDGAKVAAGAEKTDGLDSVRIGYFGNVTHATALVGNQKGFFQKALGATEAKYATFNAGPSEIEALNSGSIDIGWIGPSPSINGYTKSGGKNLRIIGGSASGGVKLVVNPDKIKSLKDVKGKRIATPQLGNTQDVAFLNWIAEQGWKTDAQSGKGDVTVVRSDNKVTPDAYKSGSLDGAWVPEPTASKLVAEGGKVLLDESTLWPNKKFVITNIIVSQKFLTEHPKAVEAVLKASVDTNAWIKANPDEAKAAANKQLEKDTGKALPADVLDPAWKSIQLTDDPLAATLDAQAEHAVKAGLLDQPDLGGIYDLTLLNKVLKAKGKPTVDDAGLGRRP; the protein is encoded by the coding sequence GTGCCTGCCACCACCGCCCTGCGCCGCACCGTCGCGGTCCTGGCCGCCCTGCCGCTGCTGGCGCTCGCCGCCTGCGGGTACGGCTCCCAGGCCGAGAAGGACGACGGGGCCAAGGTCGCCGCCGGTGCCGAGAAGACCGACGGTCTGGACTCCGTCCGGATCGGCTACTTCGGCAACGTCACCCACGCCACGGCGCTGGTCGGCAACCAGAAGGGCTTCTTCCAGAAAGCCCTGGGCGCCACCGAGGCCAAGTACGCCACCTTCAACGCGGGCCCCTCCGAGATCGAGGCGCTGAACTCCGGTTCCATCGACATCGGCTGGATCGGCCCCTCCCCCTCGATCAACGGCTACACCAAGTCCGGCGGCAAGAACCTCCGCATCATCGGCGGCTCCGCCTCCGGCGGCGTCAAACTGGTGGTGAACCCGGACAAGATCAAGTCGCTGAAGGACGTCAAGGGCAAGCGCATCGCCACCCCGCAGCTCGGCAACACCCAGGACGTCGCCTTCCTGAACTGGATCGCCGAGCAGGGCTGGAAGACCGACGCGCAGTCCGGCAAGGGCGACGTGACCGTCGTGCGCAGCGACAACAAGGTCACACCCGACGCCTACAAGTCCGGTTCCCTGGACGGCGCCTGGGTGCCCGAGCCGACCGCGTCGAAGCTGGTCGCCGAGGGCGGCAAGGTACTGCTGGACGAGTCGACGCTGTGGCCCAACAAGAAGTTCGTGATCACGAACATCATCGTGTCGCAGAAGTTCCTCACCGAACACCCGAAGGCTGTCGAGGCGGTGCTGAAGGCCTCGGTCGACACCAACGCGTGGATCAAGGCCAACCCCGACGAGGCCAAGGCCGCCGCCAACAAGCAGCTGGAGAAGGACACCGGCAAGGCCCTGCCCGCCGACGTCCTCGACCCGGCGTGGAAGTCGATCCAGCTCACCGACGACCCGCTGGCCGCCACCCTCGACGCCCAGGCCGAACACGCCGTCAAGGCCGGCCTGCTCGACCAGCCCGACCTGGGCGGCATCTACGACCTCACACTGCTCAACAAGGTCCTCAAGGCCAAGGGCAAGCCCACCGTCGACGACGCCGGACTCGGCCGCCGGCCCTAG
- the cysD gene encoding sulfate adenylyltransferase subunit CysD — MTVAPQLREAVPEDVEALPHLDALESEAVHIFREVAGEFERPVILFSGGKDSILMLHLALKAFAPAAVPFSLLHVDTGHNFPEVLDYRDRTVERHGLRLHVASVQDYIDRGVLRERADGTRNPLQTLPLTEKIQAEQFDAVFGGGRRDEEKARAKERVFSLRDEFSQWDPRRQRPELWNLYNGRHAPGEHVRVFPLSNWTELDVWQYIARENIELPAIYYAHEREVFARAGMWLTAGEWGGPRAGEAVEKRLVRYRTVGDMSCTGAVDSDADSIEKVIAEIAVTRLTERGATRADDKMSEAAMEDRKREGYF, encoded by the coding sequence ATGACGGTAGCGCCGCAACTGCGCGAGGCGGTGCCCGAGGACGTTGAGGCACTCCCCCACCTCGATGCTCTCGAGTCGGAGGCGGTGCACATCTTCCGTGAGGTGGCGGGTGAGTTCGAGCGGCCGGTGATCCTGTTCTCCGGCGGCAAGGACTCCATCCTCATGCTGCACCTCGCGCTGAAGGCGTTCGCGCCCGCGGCGGTGCCGTTCTCGCTGCTGCACGTGGACACCGGGCACAACTTCCCCGAGGTCCTCGACTACCGCGACCGCACCGTCGAACGGCACGGGCTGCGGCTGCACGTCGCCTCCGTGCAGGACTACATCGACCGCGGCGTCCTGCGCGAGCGTGCGGACGGCACCCGCAACCCGCTGCAGACGCTGCCGCTGACCGAGAAGATCCAGGCCGAACAGTTCGACGCCGTCTTCGGCGGCGGACGCCGCGACGAGGAGAAGGCCCGCGCCAAGGAGCGGGTGTTCTCGCTGCGCGACGAGTTCTCCCAGTGGGACCCGCGCCGCCAGCGCCCCGAACTGTGGAACCTCTACAACGGCCGCCACGCCCCCGGCGAACACGTCCGCGTCTTCCCCCTGTCCAACTGGACCGAGCTGGACGTGTGGCAGTACATCGCCCGCGAGAACATCGAACTGCCCGCCATCTACTACGCCCACGAACGCGAGGTGTTCGCCCGCGCCGGGATGTGGCTGACCGCGGGTGAGTGGGGCGGCCCCAGGGCCGGCGAAGCCGTGGAGAAGCGGCTGGTGCGCTACCGCACCGTCGGTGACATGTCCTGCACCGGCGCCGTCGACTCCGACGCCGACAGCATCGAGAAGGTCATCGCCGAGATCGCCGTCACCCGGCTCACCGAACGCGGCGCCACCCGCGCCGACGACAAGATGTCCGAGGCCGCGATGGAAGACCGCAAGCGCGAGGGGTACTTCTAG
- the cysC gene encoding adenylyl-sulfate kinase, with the protein MTTAHTPATRTGPAGAAAGAGGATVWLTGLPSAGKSTLARALARRLHVTGRRVEVLDGDEIRGLLCAGLGFGRADRHTNVQRIGFVAELLARNGVTALVPVIAPYAESRDAVRERHEANGTPYVEVHVATPVEVCSVRDVKGLYAKQAAGELTGLTGVDDPYEVPGTPELRIRTQGRTVADTAAELHTFLTERGLA; encoded by the coding sequence GTGACCACAGCGCACACCCCGGCCACCAGGACCGGCCCCGCCGGGGCAGCCGCCGGTGCGGGCGGCGCCACCGTGTGGCTGACCGGGCTGCCCAGCGCGGGCAAGTCCACCCTCGCCCGTGCCCTCGCCCGACGGCTGCACGTCACCGGCCGCCGCGTCGAGGTCCTCGACGGCGACGAGATCCGCGGACTGCTCTGCGCGGGCCTCGGCTTCGGCCGCGCGGACCGGCACACCAACGTGCAGCGCATCGGCTTCGTCGCCGAACTCCTCGCCCGCAACGGCGTCACGGCACTGGTCCCGGTGATCGCCCCGTACGCGGAGAGCCGCGACGCGGTCCGCGAGCGCCACGAGGCGAACGGCACGCCGTATGTGGAAGTGCACGTGGCCACCCCCGTCGAGGTGTGCTCGGTGCGCGACGTCAAGGGCCTGTACGCCAAGCAGGCGGCGGGTGAGCTGACGGGGCTGACCGGCGTCGACGACCCGTACGAGGTTCCAGGGACGCCGGAGCTGCGGATCCGGACACAGGGCAGGACGGTGGCCGACACCGCCGCCGAACTGCACACCTTTCTGACCGAGAGGGGCCTGGCATGA
- a CDS encoding alpha/beta fold hydrolase, whose translation MRKVVSRDGTTIAYEKAGDGPPIVLLNGSFRDHTIFDALVPELAPHCTTYVYDRRGRGKSGDSPHYDVAREIEDLQAVIQEAGGSAVVFAGSSGANLAVEAALAGTAISRLALHEPFYRVDGFPKPPWNVAKTLRVLMEEDRRQEAVEYYLGSFLGLTPDTVAQWRKGPIWAVNEANAHTLAYDVAICGDCTVPAGRLAGYTTQTLVLNSSGTSEWLRAAARATAAALPAGRSLELPGSWHRIDMDVLGRTLAEFATA comes from the coding sequence ATGCGCAAGGTCGTTTCCCGGGACGGCACGACGATCGCCTACGAGAAGGCCGGCGACGGACCACCGATCGTGCTCCTCAACGGCTCCTTCCGCGACCACACCATCTTCGACGCGCTCGTTCCCGAACTGGCGCCGCACTGCACCACCTACGTCTACGACCGCCGCGGCCGCGGCAAGAGCGGCGACAGCCCCCACTACGACGTGGCCCGCGAGATCGAGGACCTCCAGGCCGTGATCCAGGAGGCGGGCGGCTCGGCGGTGGTGTTCGCCGGTTCCTCGGGCGCGAACCTGGCCGTCGAGGCGGCGCTCGCCGGGACGGCGATCTCCAGGCTCGCGCTGCACGAGCCCTTCTACCGGGTCGACGGCTTCCCGAAGCCGCCGTGGAACGTCGCCAAGACGCTGCGTGTCCTCATGGAGGAGGACCGGCGCCAGGAGGCGGTCGAGTACTACCTGGGCAGCTTCCTGGGGCTGACCCCGGACACCGTCGCCCAGTGGCGCAAGGGACCGATCTGGGCGGTCAACGAGGCGAACGCCCACACCCTCGCCTACGACGTGGCGATCTGCGGCGACTGCACCGTCCCGGCCGGACGGCTCGCCGGGTACACCACGCAGACCCTCGTCCTCAACAGCTCCGGCACCAGCGAGTGGCTGCGTGCGGCGGCACGGGCCACCGCGGCCGCCCTGCCCGCCGGCCGGTCGCTGGAACTGCCCGGCTCCTGGCACCGGATCGACATGGACGTCCTGGGCCGGACCCTCGCCGAGTTCGCCACGGCCTGA